Proteins co-encoded in one Aspergillus luchuensis IFO 4308 DNA, chromosome 6, nearly complete sequence genomic window:
- a CDS encoding putative mitochondrial carrier protein (BUSCO:EOG09262JAT;~COG:C;~EggNog:ENOG410PH71;~InterPro:IPR018108,IPR023395;~PFAM:PF00153), with amino-acid sequence MSATTTDLAPGDRYRSNGLSGAVSTNNLAESWPSVENTIPMATTSGTGSVPVQSAMQQTEDVSIAQRMVSATIGSFLTNILVTPLDVVRVRLQSQSLVKNTSPFNSHTTQTFKNAPPNLGVTACCREVFWIGQNSQICMLGPEAGALGATSVADCAVEETQRKTFTSTLDGLRKIARNEGVLTLWRGLSPTLMMSIPGNIIYFAGYDWLRTDDRSLIKRWFPDAYAPFVAGAVARTTAASLISPIEMFRTRLQATPGTGAGHFKATLEGLYHMAQTQGYSSLWRGLTLTMWRDVPFSGLYWWGYEEAKNYLIETRKSSYLHGLPHGSSASQRHLHDLDTPTFFDSFFAGASSGSLAAFVTTPFDVGKTRQQVFRHMGDVPGSAGKVSGGVVHPEQLPLPKFLLHIFREEGMAGLFRGCVARCLKVAPACAIMISTYEFGKKMARGVNERSRSADE; translated from the exons ATGTCCGCTACCACTACTGATCTTGCGCCCGGGGACCGATATCGCTCCAACGGTTTGAGCGGCGCTGTATCCACGAACAACCTGGCAGAGTCATGGCCTTCAGTTGAAAACACTATTCCAATGGCGACTACATCTGGGACAGGCTCGGTTCCAGTACAGAGCGCTATGCAGCAGACGGAGGATGTCTCGATCGCTCAAAGGATGGTTTCGGCCACCATCGGCAGCTTTCTCACGAATATTCTAG TTACACCTCTTGACGTCGTTCGGGTTCGTCTACAGTCGCAGTCGCTGGTCAAAAACACATCGCCCTTCAACTCACACACAACGCAAACCTTCAAGAACGCTCCGCCCAATCTTGGAGTGACAGCTTGTTGTCGGGAAGTTTTTTGGATTGGACAGAATAGTCAGATATGTATGCTCGGACCTGAGGCCGGGGCTCTCGGGGCTACATCGGTCGCGGATTGCGCCGTGGAAGAAACGCAGCGCAAAACATTCACATCGACCTTGGACGGATTGCGGAAGATCGCGCGAAATGAGGGTGTGCTGACCCTCTGGCGCGGACTCAGTCCTactttgatgatgagcatTCCAGGGAACATCATCTATTTCGCTGGATATGACTGGCTGCGGACCGATGACAGGAGCCTGATCAAGCGGTGGTTTCCCGACGCCTACGCTCCTTTCGTTGCAGGCGCCGTCGCCAGAACCACAGCAGCATCTCTTATCAGTCCCATCGAGATGTTCCGAACGCGTCTGCAAGCCACGCCTGGCACTGGGGCAGGCCATTTCAAGGCTACCCTAGAGGGTCTTTACCACATGGCGCAAACGCAAGGTTACAGCTCGCTGTGGAGAGGACTGACGCTTACCATGTGGCGCGATGTGCCCTTCTCTGGCCTCTATTGGTGGGGCTATGAAGAGGCCAAGAATTATCTCATTGAAACGCGCAAGAGTTCCTACTTGCACGGTCTGCCACACGGGTCCTCTGCCAGTCAGCGCCATCTACACGACCTCGATACGCCGACTTTCTTTGACAGCTTCTTCGCGGGCGCTAGCTCTGGATCCTTGGCCGCATTTGTCACCACACCGTTTGACGTGGGCAAAACTCGCCAACAAGTTTTCCGACACATGGGTGATGTGCCCGGTTCCGCGGGCAAGGTTTCCGGCGGAGTCGTCCATCCCGAGCAGCTCCCCCTACCGAAATTCTTGCTACACATTTTCCGTGAGGAAGGTATGGCAGGACTTTTCCGCGGATGTGTTGCACGCTGCCTGAAGGTAGCACCAGCTTGCGCCATTATGATCTCAACGTACGAGTTTGGCAAGAAGATGGCACGGGGCGTCAACGAGAGGAGTCGCTCTGCAGATGAGTGA
- a CDS encoding uncharacterized protein (COG:S;~EggNog:ENOG410PKMX;~InterPro:IPR007751,IPR029058,IPR039182;~go_component: GO:0000172 - ribonuclease MRP complex [Evidence IEA];~go_component: GO:0005655 - nucleolar ribonuclease P complex [Evidence IEA];~go_process: GO:0001682 - tRNA 5'-leader removal [Evidence IEA]), with product MAPNNALNGEQPPRIETAVDIVAVPAIGADPRRTWLDGDSQTPWLLTELARCIPTARVLFADHGHLDSQDDLDLLAHRLLKWLLEKRGSTSLRRPIFFVCHSTGGLVAKAALVIASQLTSRLGSILSSCYGIAFLATPHHGSSYLSAPEFTKSIQHLMRLKHRLPPRIQELFKPRHPYLLRLSSEFRAISADIRLWTYLETVDSTLSIADSEAGTTIDMHVPITSIRSGILGFEHEKETPLATDHVGTASFKGQELTTRISFIDELHESVTVAIHLSKLTDAPLEVDTEVLVQVNGFFEDTARGISDETPLKLWSTKASLREYLANGPSSCLNIRLQKTAGIPASIYDDSSLSSFDSRPTSAHVRA from the exons ATGGCTCCCAACAATGCGCTCAACGGGGAACAACCGCCGCGCATCGAAACGGCAGTGGA TATCGTTGCAGTGCCAGCTATCGGTGCAGATCCCAGGAGGACATGGCTCGATGGGGATTCACAAACGCCGTGGCTTCTCACCGAGTTAGCCAGATGCATCCCAACCGCTCGTGTTCTATTTGCAGACCACGGGCATCTTGACTCTCAAGATGATCTGGACTTACTGGCTCACCGGCTGTTAAAGTGGCTTCTAGAGAAAAGGGGGTCAACT AGCCTTAGGCGTCCTATCTTCTTCGTTTGTCACAGCACGGGCGGACTTGTCGCCAAAGCAGCGCTTGTAATAGCGAGTCAACTGACATCCAGACTTGGTTCGATTCTGTCAAGTTGCTATGGCATCGCATTTCTGGCGACTCCGCATCATGGCTCGAGTTATCTGTCGGCTCCGGAGTTCACCAAAAGTATTCAGCACTTGATGAGACTCAAACACCGCCTTCCACCTCGTATTCAGGAGCTCTTCAAACCAAGACATCCCTACCTCTTACGTCTTTCTAGCGAATTCAGGGCAATATCGGCGGACATCAGACTTTGGACCTACCTGGAGACTGTCGATTCAACTCTAAGCATCGCCGACTCTGAGGCTGGAACCACCATAGACATGCATGTTCCCATTACGTCCATCCGGTCTGGTATTCTTGGTTTTGAACATGAAAAAGAAACCCCTCTAGCTACTGACCATGTTGGCACTGCATCTTTCAAGGGCCAGGAGCTTACCACAAGAATCAGTTTCATAGATGAATTACATGAATCTGTCACCGTGGCTATTCATCTATCCAAGCTGACAGATGCCCCATTAGAAGTCGACACGGAAGTACTGGTCCAAGTAAATGGCTTTTTCGAAGACACCGCGCGTGGAATTAGCGATGAAACCCCTTTGAAACTATGGTCCACCAAAGCGTCTCTCCGCGAGTATTTGGCGAATGGACCCTCTTCGTGCCTCAATATTAGGCTTCAAAAGACAGCCGGGATACCAGCGAGCATCTACGATGACTCCTCTCTAAGCAGCTTCGATAGCAGACCAACTTCTGCTCATGTTCGAGCGTGA
- a CDS encoding uncharacterized protein (COG:S;~EggNog:ENOG410PKMX;~InterPro:IPR002523,IPR039182;~PFAM:PF01544;~TransMembrane:3 (o585-607i619-643o658-678i);~go_component: GO:0000172 - ribonuclease MRP complex [Evidence IEA];~go_component: GO:0005655 - nucleolar ribonuclease P complex [Evidence IEA];~go_component: GO:0016020 - membrane [Evidence IEA];~go_function: GO:0046873 - metal ion transmembrane transporter activity [Evidence IEA];~go_process: GO:0001682 - tRNA 5'-leader removal [Evidence IEA];~go_process: GO:0030001 - metal ion transport [Evidence IEA];~go_process: GO:0055085 - transmembrane transport [Evidence IEA]), giving the protein MDGILQPRETPVAEANKPETLPHRPPLKASRSFMGHTSPQIHITEPAVDDYFDVQPESGQDVKMSDSQSQDEIGDASQSETGVGNSLAISSPPRYKSFLPIPPPFRDTVDQQRAEMPRKMPRFDQPEPGSEKLLWIHVPYTHTGWVPAILAKACGSHDRQKFLEEFVNDEYWYSNLIRARHLEPHARYVRPECIHFKDRKPPSPDTEDGHQDPRLALYIPYLHWDSYWNLVQRRKVVGDRLRQGRFRPVPDDISKASLESKLIWRYLGSEPPIHIRQTLDQFGYPNLRSTVARDDDQMLWKRTKKVVNLNDEIKISAEADNTTNTKNTFMDGKVLMVDQLWLWIVDEKTVVTFFPNQEATTAEGKLYEQSNLYSSIYNELNGDLARRFETAGDLASLIVLHAITVLLDRTLHRDLQILRIFEESISILTEIVTKSFKRFRNRGFNTRPADYNKNAEGRPMSAAERDERDNKVARRNREDLSTLLELRDIVDELSTLLKLLEQQATTVRTMSSYFEHRGCGQAFIESALSRLEEYRNQVLEMRENASVAQKAVENLLDLKQKQASVDESRLARWEAEVTQDQSRSVMVFTIFTIIFLPLSFFTSLFGINAREWSGEPENLTLGQMLYISGPASFAIIMFALLIAFNERLRETLWRAQKLIIDIVADFLLAPITLLFQWWRRMGRKVKRKRPGPGPGAESENNRPKTTSRRGLGKHRRNGKIQRQQSGEDIWSEHEDKMMGGGVGRMGLVDGEVERERMDPYYAEKGRGWGD; this is encoded by the exons ATGGATGGCATATTGCAACCAAGAGAAACACCTGTAGCGGAAGCCAACAAACCCGAAACTCTCCCTCACAGACCCCCATTAAAAGCGAGTCGCAGCTTTATGGGCCACACATCTCCTCAGATCCATATTACTGAGCCAGCCGTTGATGACTACTTTGATGTACAGCCAGAATCAGGTCAAGATGTAAAGATGTCTGATTCACAAAGCCAGGATGAGATAGGTGATGCGAGTCAAAGCGAAACGGGTGTGGGAAACAGTCT AGCAATATCTAGTCCTCCCAGATATAAAAGCTTCCTACCGATTCCACCGCCCTTCCGAGATACTGTCGATCAGCAGAGGGCCGAGATGCCTCGGAAGATGCCACGATTTGACCAGCCGGAGCCAGGGAGCGAGAAGCTTCTTTGGATTCATGTGCCTTATACCCACACTGGATGGGTACCAGCTATACTAGCCAAGGCTTGTGGGAGCCACGATAGGCAGAAGTT CTTGGAGGAGTTTGTCAATGACGAATACTGGTATTCGAATCTCATCAGAGCCCGTCACCTTGAACCTCACGCTCGCTACGTAAGACCCGAATGTATTCACTTCAAGGACCGCaagcctccatctcctgaTACTGAAGATGGGCATCAAGATCCTAGATTGGCTTTATAC ATACCATAT CTCCACTGGGATTCCTACTGGAATCTCGTTCAGCGGCGTAAAGTCGTCGGGGACAGATTGCGACAAGGGCGCTTCAGACCAGTGCCAGACGACATCTCCAAAGCAAGCCTGGAGTCAAAGCTGATTTGGAGATATCTCGGAAGCGAGCCACCCATTCATATCCGGCAAACATTGGATCAATTTGGGTACCCTAACCTACGATCGACCGTGGCAAGAGATGATGACCAGATGCTCTGGAAACGGACGAAGAAGGTCGTTAATCTCAATGATGAGATCAAGATTTCCGCCGAAGCAGATAATACGACTAACACCAAAAACACATTCATGGATGGCAAGGTCCTCATGGTCGATCAACTTTGGTTATGGATTGTCGATGAGAAGACAGTAGTCACTTTCTTCCCCAATCAGGAGGCTACGACGGCAGAAGGCAAACTCTACGAGCAGTCAAACCTCTATAGCAGCATCTACAACGAGCTTAACGGAGATCTCGCAAGACGCTTCGAAACAGCTGGCGACCTTGCTTCCCTAATCGTGTTGCATGCAATCACCGTCCTTCTGGACCGGACATTGCACCGTGACCTGCAAATACTCCGTATATTCGAAGAATCCATCAGCATTCTT ACCGAAATCGTAACCAAATCCTTCAAACGCTTCCGAAACCGTGGCTTTAACACTCGACCCGCCGACTATAACAAGAACGCCGAAGGCAGACCCATGTCCGCCGCGGAGCGCGACGAGAGGGACAACAAAGTAGCCAGACGAAACCGCGAGGACCTCTCCACATTGCTCGAGCTGAGAGACATCGTAGACGAGCTCAGCACCCTCCTCAAACTCCTCGAACAGCAAGCAACTACAGTGAGAACCATGTCCAGCTACTTCGAACACCGAGGCTGTGGACAAGCATTCATCGAATCGGCCCTCTCCCGACTAGAAGAGTACCGGAACCAAGTCCTCGAAATGCGCGAAAACGCATCCGTGGCACAGAAAGCA GTCGAAAACTTACTCGATCTCAAACAAAAACAAGCCAGCGTCGACGAGTCCCGTCTCGCCCGATGGGAAGCAGAAGTAACCCAAGATCAATCTCGATCTGTCATGGTCTTCACAATATTCACCATTAT cttcctccccctctccttcttcacctccttaTTCGGCATCAATGCCCGAGAATGGAGCGGCGAACCAGAGAACCTAACCCTGGGCCAGATGCTATACATCTCAG GCCCCGCCTCCTTCGCCATAATAATGTTCGCCCTCCTAATAGCCTTCAACGAACGGCTCCGCGAAACCCTCTGGCGCGCACAGAAACTCATCATAGATATAGTCGCCGATTTCCTTCTCGCGCCGATCACATTACTCTtccagtggtggaggaggatggggaggaaggtgaagaggaagaggcctGGACCTGGACCTGGAGCTGAATCTGAGAATAATCGGCCGAAGACGACTAGTCGTCGTGGCTTGGGGAAACATAGACGGAATGGGAAGATACAGAGACAGCAGTCTGGGGAGGATATTTGGTCCGAACATGAGGATAagatgatgggtggtggtgtggggcGTATGGGactggtggatggggaggtggagagggagaggatggatcCGTACTatgcggagaaggggagggggtggggggatTGA
- the hsp60 gene encoding chaperone ATPase HSP60 (BUSCO:EOG09261J0P;~COG:O;~EggNog:ENOG410PHYR;~InterPro:IPR002423,IPR001844,IPR027410,IPR027413, IPR027409,IPR018370;~PFAM:PF00118;~go_function: GO:0005524 - ATP binding [Evidence IEA];~go_process: GO:0006457 - protein folding [Evidence IEA];~go_process: GO:0042026 - protein refolding [Evidence IEA]), translating to MQRALSSRTSVLSAAAKRASFQRSPVSLQQQRFAHKELKFGVEARAQLLKGVDTLAKAVTSTLGPKGRNVLIESPYGSPKITKDGVSVAKAIQLQDKFENLGARLLQDVASKTNEIAGDGTTTATVLARAIFSETVKNVAAGCNPMDLRRGIQAAVDAVVDYLQQNKRDITTGEEIAQVATISANGDTHVGKLISTAMERVGKEGVITVKEGKTLEDELEVTEGMRFDRGYTSPYFITDAKSQKVEFEKPLILLSEKKISAVQDIIPALEASTTLRRPLVIIAEDIEGEALAVCILNKLRGQLQVAAVKAPGFGDNRKSILGDLAVLTNGTVFSDELDIKLEKLTPDMLGSTGAITITKEDTIILNGEGSKDSISQRCEQIRGVMADPTTSEYEKEKLQERLAKLSGGVAVIKVGGASEVEVGEKKDRVVDALNATRAAVEEGILPGGGTALLKASANGLANVQTANFDQQLGVSIIKSAITRPARTIVENAGLEGSVIVGKLTDDFAKDFNRGFDSSKGEYVDMISSGIVDPLKVVRTSLVDASGVASLLGTTEVAIVDAPEEKGPAPAGGMGGMGGMGGMGGGMF from the exons ATGCAACGCGCTCTCTCTTCCAGGACCTCCGTCCTGTCCGCCGCTGCCAAGCGTGCTTCTTTCCAGAGATCTCCCGTcagcctgcagcagcagcgttTTGCTCACAAG GAGCTCAAGTTCGGCGTTGAGGCTCGTGCCCAGCTCCTCAAGGGTGTCGACACTCTTGCTAAGGCTGTCACCTCTACTCTTGGTCCCAAGGGTCGCAACGTCCTGATCGAGTCCCCCTACGGTTCCCCCAAGATCACCAAGG ACGGTGTTAGCGTTGCCAAGGCCATCCAGCTCCAGGACAAGTTCGAGAACCTCGGTGCTCGCCTTCTCCAGGATGTCGCTTCCAAGACCAACGAAATCGCTGGTGACGgtaccaccactgccaccgTCCTTGCCCGTGCCATCTTCTCCGAGACCGTGAAGAACGTTGCCGCTGGCTGCAACCCCATGGATCTCCGTCGTGGTATCCAGGCCGCCGTTGACGCTGTTGTCGACTACCTCCAGCAGAACAAGCGTGACATCACCACCGGTGAGGAGATCGCTCAGGTCGCTACCATCTCCGCCAACGGCGACACCCACGTTGGTAAGCTCATCTCCACCGCCATGGAGAGAGTTGGCAAGGAGGGTGTTATCACCGTCAAGGAGGGTAAGACCCTCGAGGATGAGCTTGAGGTTACCGAGGGTATGCGTTTCGACCGTGGATACACCTCCCCCTACTTCATCACCGACGCCAAGTCCCAGAAGGTCGAATTCGAGAAGCCCCTGATCCTGCTCtctgagaagaagatctccgCCGTCCAGGACATCATCCCCGCCCTTGAggcctccaccaccctccgcCGTCCTCTCGTCATCATTGCTGAGGACATTGAGGGTGAGGCTCTCGCCGTCTGCATCCTGAACAAGCTCCGTGGCCAGCTCCAGGTTGCCGCTGTCAAGGCCCCTGGCTTCGGTGACAACCGCAAGAGCATCCTTGGTGATCTTGCCGTTCTCACCAACGGTACCGTCTTCAGCGACGAGCTTGACATCAAGCTCGAGAAGCTGACCCCCGACATGCTCGGTTCCACCGgtgccatcaccatcaccaaggaggacaccatcatcctcaacgGTGAGGGCAGCAAGGACAGCATCTCTCAGCGCTGCGAGCAGATCCGTGGTGTCATGGCTgaccccaccacctccgagtacgagaaggagaagctccaGGAGCGTCTCGCTAAGCTCTCTGGCGGTGTCGCCGTCATCAAGGTCGGTGGTGCCTCCGAGGTTGAGGTcggtgagaagaaggaccGTGTTGTCGACGCTCTCAACGCCACTCGCGCTGCTGTTGAGGAGGGTATCCTCCCCGGTGGTGGTACTGCCCTCCTGAAGGCCTCCGCCAACGGTCTTGCCAACGTCCAGACCGCCAACTTCGACCAGCAGCTCGgtgtcagcatcatcaagaGCGCCATCACCCGCCCCGCCCGTACCATCGTCGAGAACGCTGGTCTCGAGGGCAGCGTCATTGTTGGCAAGCTCACCGATGACTTCGCCAAGGACTTCAACCGTGGTTTCGACAGCTCCAAGGGCGAGTACGTCGACATGATCTCCAGCGGTATCGTCGACCCCCTCAAGGTTGTCCGCACCTCCCTGGTTGACGCCAGCGGTGTTGCCTCCCTCCTTGGTACCACCGAGGTCGCCATCGTTGATGCCCctgaggagaagggcccTGCTCCTGCCGGTGGCATGGGTGGCATGGGTGGTATGGGCGGCATGGGCGGTGGCATGTTCTAA
- a CDS encoding ATP synthase subunit epsilon family protein (COG:C;~EggNog:ENOG410PS16;~InterPro:IPR036742,IPR006721;~PFAM:PF04627;~go_component: GO:0000275 - mitochondrial proton-transporting ATP synthase complex, catalytic sector F(1) [Evidence IEA];~go_function: GO:0046933 - proton-transporting ATP synthase activity, rotational mechanism [Evidence IEA];~go_process: GO:0015986 - ATP synthesis coupled proton transport [Evidence IEA]), whose product MAFAWKAAGLTYNRYLTVAARAVRRSLKDGPRAAAERRGNMDLRFAKWENGKQGEVKSLAKANDEALAAQAESK is encoded by the exons ATGGCATTCGCTTGGAAAGCTGCTGGTCTCAC CTACAACCGCTACTTGACCGTTGCCGCTCGCGCGGTCCGCAGGTCTCTCAAGGACGGTCcccgtgctgctgctgagcgcCGTGGAAACATGGACTTGCGTTTCGCCAAGTGGGAG AACGGCAAGCAGGGTGAAGTCAAGTCCCTCGCCAAGGCCAACGATGAGGCTCTCGCTGCTCAGGCCGAGTCGAAATAA
- a CDS encoding N-alpha-acetyltransferase 35, NatC auxiliary subunit (BUSCO:EOG09261IFQ;~COG:S;~EggNog:ENOG410PH4J;~InterPro:IPR007244;~PFAM:PF04112;~TransMembrane:1 (o574-595i);~go_component: GO:0031417 - NatC complex [Evidence IEA];~go_process: GO:0017196 - N-terminal peptidyl-methionine acetylation [Evidence IEA]), with translation MLPNDSFPVSTMRVVTQSVVPRDITDEFTSAASKLKTGQLVKDDYFTLFEAVGALEIMDSKMDSGYLGPGENHAQALDDDYDVTRELSPEEVLGIMDGLLCHEMAWHMGHPLSQTLFTSLYLDKLLWPVPKSLDEATFSRGRAASHDKEAPLVHLVLRAYCLALLKCCDFVHARVATEYYFEEEDFVTQLYNRSLLSQFEPEPFYDLLHQAISWVDEQKDKLDENVLQAMKTRLLFRRDFLKGMEQDIEVIETRSKEPFLACLPQLDDMAKSTTFGAQVPDSFSWKIQRKLASTVPPRPMVNINFDDALAHLRRLCQDAIDLQEVIGYRGPYNFKVTVWTLLSRKPQPSVYIRSLVQSMIVNNMTILGAVPVKQFLYDELAELVLPSSILLQANMDDIEVPSDPRFQIAKQMDAFVQRFSQPFVDTFRSSCLNRCRIRRTVCHTIVDWDNLQMEAEDLDEQLRTLSKEPPLMLANGDATYSYPLSSWAYHQKLVQFRLILQLGFELSIYAPEELPGMYWYLSHICSTHLGHIDRIRTFTVATAKRNLPDVAAKKRDALERHAALQKSLKLLERLTTQIVAIDAFAISLHALYVLLARHRVLPTASSPQAYSSDRLRYELRMKPFLSITLPELVPYDEYRREAVLEGDSDEIVLERATKAISEARKAWEATLANGAFIRDSDGEESPAPAIEEDWKRDIKDTKRACIGASIAIGTVKEALEKRTPKEPSDEAANRPSINLQVTIPEVGSKARWHDWWIVPQISQGTVATPKKT, from the exons ATGCTGCCTAACGACTCATTCCCTGTTTCGACAATGCGGGTTGTCACGCAGTCGGTAGTCCCGCGCGACATCACCGATGAATTTACATCCGCTGCCTCAA AGCTGAAAACTGGCCAGCTTGTCAAAGATGATTACTTCACACTTTTCGAAGCAGTTGGGGCACTGGAG ATTATGGACTCCAAGATGGACAGTGGTTATCTAGGTCCCGGCGAAAACCATGCGCAGGCTTTGGATGACGACTACGATGTGACGCGGGAGCTTAGTCCGGAGGAGGTCCTTGGTATTATGGACGGATTGCTGTGTCATGAG ATGGCATGGCATATGGGCCACCCTCTTTCTCAAACCCTCTTCACATCCCTATACCTTGATAAGCTCTTATGGCCGGTTCCGAAGTCGCTCGACGAAGCCACCTTCTCTCGCGGACGTGCCGCGAGTCATGACAAGGAAGCCCCGCTCGTGCATCTGGTACTGCGTGCTTATTGTCTGGCGCTCCTCAAATGTTGCGACTTTGTTCATGCACGAGTAGCCACTGAATACTATTTCGAG GAAGAGGACTTTGTCACCCAGCTCTACAATCGCAGCCTGCTGTCGCAATTCGAACCGGAGCCTTTCTACGACCTCCTTCATCAAGCGATCTCTTGGGTTGACGAACAGAAGGACAAGTTGGATGAGAATGTGCTGCAGGCCATGAAAACCAGACTGCTCTTCCGACGTGACTTTCTGAAGGGCATGGAACAAGATATCGAAGTGATTGAGACGAGGTCAAAGGAACCGTTTTTGGCTTGTCTGCCCCAATTGGATGATATGGCCAAATCGACGACCTTTGGAGCGCAAGTGCCTGATTCGTTCAGTTGGAAGATTCAAAGAAAACTGGCCAGCACTGTGCCGCCACGACCGATGGTGAATATCAATTTCGACGATGCGCTGGCGCATCTGAGGCGACTATGTCAAGACGCAATTGATCTCCAAGAAGTCATCGGTTACCGCGGTCCTTACAATTTCAAG GTAACTGTCTGGACTTTGCTGTCACGGAAGCCTCAGCCATCAGTATATATCCGATCGCTGGTTCAGTCAATGATCGTAAACAACATGACGATACTGGGAGCCGTCCCGGTCAAACAGTTCCTGTACGATGAGCTCGCGGAGCTTGTACTACCGTCTAGTATACTTCTGCAAGCCAACATGGACGATATTGAGGTGCCTTCAGACCCCCGCTTCCAGATTGCCAAGCAAATGGACGCGTTCGTGCAGCGCTTCTCCCAG CCTTTTGTGGACACGTTCCGTAGTTCCTGTCTGAATCGCTGCCGCATCCGCCGTACCGTTTGCCATACCATTGTCGACTGGGATAACTTGCAAATGGAG GCGGAAGATCTGGATGAGCAACTCCGTACCCTCAGCAAAGAACCCCCGCTGATGCTCGCTAATGGCGACGCAACGTACTCATACCCTCTTAGTAGCTGGGCCTACCATCAGAAACTGGTTCAATTCCGTCTCATTCTTCAGCTCGGGTTCGAGCTTTCCATCTACGCACCGGAAGAACTACCGGGGATGTACTGGTACCTGTCCCACATTTGTTCTACCCATCTAGGCCATATCGATCGTATCCGCACGTTCACTGTCGCCACGGCCAAACGAAACCTTCCCGATGTGGCCGCCAAGAAGCGCGATGCTCTTGAACGCCATGCTGCCCTCCAGAAGTCCCTCAAACTGCTCGAACGGCTCACGACGCAAATCGTTGCGATTGACGCATTTGCGATTTCCCTGCACGCCCTGTACGTGCTCCTTGCTCGCCATCGTGTCCTGCCAACAGCCTCGTCACCCCAAGCGTACTCCAGCGACCGGTTGCGCTACGAACTCCGCATGAAACCATTCCTTTCAATTACCTTGCCGGAATTGGTCCCCTACGATGAGTACCGCCGGGAAGCGGTGCTCGAAGGGGACAGTGACGAGATCGTGCTGGAGCGTGCCACTAAGGCGATCTCGGAAGCCCGGAAAGCGTGGGAAGCCACGCTAGCGAACGGGGCTTTTATCCGCGATTCCGATGGCGAGGAGAGCCCCGCACCggccattgaagaagacTGGAAGCGCGACATCAAAGACACGAAGCGCGCCTGCATCGGTGCCAGTATTGCCATCGGAACAGTCAAGGAAGCATTGGAGAAGCGCACGCCAAAGGAACCATCTGATGAAGCGGCCAACCGCCCATCGATAAACCTCCAGGTGACCATTCCAGAGGTTGGAAGTAAGGCCCGTTGGCATGATTGGTGGATAGTCCCGCAGATCTCCCAAGGGACAGTAGCAACCCCTAAGAAGACGTGA